In Phoenix dactylifera cultivar Barhee BC4 unplaced genomic scaffold, palm_55x_up_171113_PBpolish2nd_filt_p 001336F, whole genome shotgun sequence, the sequence GGAAGTGATGCCCATACCACGGTGCTCTCCGGCCACCTTATATCATTGAATCGACTGGAAGAAATTGTGGTGTATGAGCTTTCCATGCAAGATTTGCTCGAGACACCAGTCGGCTTCTTCTTTGCAGTACCACATAGCACTTTAAAAGCTCTTTCAGTATCTCTTTTGCTTGTCAGTAGGTTATCTGAAGTGTCATCTCTGAATATCTTTGAATGAGATGGAGTTGGTCTATCAGGAGAAACCTATTAGAGCAAGAGTATAGAAAACAAAACAATCAAATCAGCATGGATTTCCCTAATCCTAAGGCAAAACGAATTTAGACAGAGCattcaaaaagaaagatggaattACTACTCTAAATTGCATCAATTAGTCGAAACCATGATCCCAAGAATATCTAACAGCTTTTGTGCAAATTGGAAATCAACACGTATCCCATTGCACCAATCTTGCGAGCAGCTAAAGTCAAAATATTTCATATGATTGATTGGTGACCAAACTCATAACGATAATCGGAATGGAATATGAAAACTTGTAAGTATTCTGAGATGAAAAAGAGGGGACTTGAACACTAATAAAGGGCCCAGAAAAACAAAGATTAAATCCTAAGAATTCTTTAAAGCCATAATTGAAGGGCATCTAACTTCTTTCAAAGGAGAAAGCTAGGGCAAACTCACATTAGCACTTCGACTCCGGGATAGAGGCCTTGTGTCAGGCCTCCTCTCTTTGATCTTTCTTGGGGCCTCCCAGCCTTTTCTCATCATTTTTGGCCTCAAAacgcaagatgaagaagaatacGAAGATGAGGATGTGCAAGAGAGCGTCGATTCATCAGAATCGGAGCTATCCTCGTCCACACAAATTACACTGATCTTCTTCAGCTCGCTCAAAACATCGGAGCTCTTCCTCTCCAGCTCCCTCCTCTTCACCCTTCCATTCTCCGGTGAAGTGGGAATGGACCTGGACCGCGGGCCAATTTCACCACTCTTCCTCTCCCCCATTCTCGAAGCACTCACCGAGCGCTGCTGCTTCTTCCTATCCGGCAGAGGATGCGGTGGAAGAGGAGGGGTGGAACTTGGAGTGAAAAGGTCACCAGGATCCAAGCTTGAACTGGTAGCCGGGTCGGTGGTGAGGAGGTCGGCGGTGCCTTGCTGGAAAGGGTGGCGACCAGGGAGGATCTGGAGGCCACAGAGGACGGGGACGGGGGAGGCAGGCTTGAGGCGGCGGACTTGGATGAACTGACCAAGCTGGAGTCTGTCAGAGAGGATGAGATCGATGTGCTCTGCCGGAAGGGAGACGTAGGCGGAGTGGGAGGAATCAGAGACTCTGAGGTAGAAGCCATGGTCGGGCGAGAGGTCGAGACCAGCGAGGGCAGGGACAATGGCTGTGACTTGGAGGAGGGCCGAGGCGGAGGGCTTATCAGGGGAGGCCTTGTCATTGGAAACCATGGACGATTCCATGTCTTGGAGGAGCTTCTCAAGGACTCCTGAGCTTAGGGACGCCATGAAGGATCAATGGGATGGAggaattgagagagagagagagagagagagagagagagagagagagaggagaggaggaggaggaggaggaggaggaggaggaggaggaggggattgACCTTTTCTTGAAAGGGTTGGAGAGGATGGCGTTAGGAAAACCAGAACCTGGAGGGGAAGAAGCGTCCGGTTTTGGTGGCGGGAAGCGCGTGGATTCAAAAGGAAGTTGGAGGAGGAAATTTAACGGTCAGAAACGGTTGACAAAACGAGGTTCGAGTTCGGGAAACGCAAGTTGGTTCAACCGAACCGACGACCATCTTATCCTCTTGTTTGTTGGATACGACAAAGTGGGTTGGATGGAGGTTTAATGGATTCAAATGGTTCACCCTCAATTACTAAGGTGCTAAAGTTTCATATATTTTGCCTTGAAAATTAAGTCTCTTAACTCCTTGAAAATTAAGTTtcaattaatatatttaatcatcttttactaaaaaaaaaggACGGTTTTTGCAATTACTTCTAATCTTAGAT encodes:
- the LOC103705339 gene encoding uncharacterized protein LOC103705339, with product MASLSSGVLEKLLQDMESSMVSNDKASPDKPSASALLQVTAIVPALAGLDLSPDHGFYLRVSDSSHSAYVSLPAEHIDLILSDRLQLGQFIQVRRLKPASPVPVLCGLQILPGRHPFQQGTADLLTTDPATSSSLDPGDLFTPSSTPPLPPHPLPDRKKQQRSVSASRMGERKSGEIGPRSRSIPTSPENGRVKRRELERKSSDVLSELKKISVICVDEDSSDSDESTLSCTSSSSYSSSSCVLRPKMMRKGWEAPRKIKERRPDTRPLSRSRSANVSPDRPTPSHSKIFRDDTSDNLLTSKRDTERAFKVLCGTAKKKPTGVSSKSCMESSYTTISSSRFNDIRWPESTVVWASLPSTLVKHGKDILRQRDLALHAAVDALQEACASERLIQCLSMYSELQSDKEGDPQYVVDKFLNFHQDLTQARLIIQSLTRLTSSRTCGHNSASSASIKAAAKVVSERRRYAVSWVKAALESDLSQFPTEMRESSELVEDSMTHGRLLSIKKRNNTLHKWSNLLMAADSANILQSESNRWFLKYIDKFLDVVESESGYTACESQVASLLCQLKRVDDWLNTITNKERAWPSDRNKDGMLSEEEDAEACERVRKKIYSILLSHVSSVAFALESMSATDEDK